A part of Quatrionicoccus australiensis genomic DNA contains:
- the nadC gene encoding carboxylating nicotinate-nucleotide diphosphorylase: MSIEFDFPLASEITRNVAAALVEDIGAGDLTAGLVPGERSVRATVISREDGVLCGRDWFDRCVLELDPQAEITWQAADGERIVANQLLCEIRANARALLSAERSALNFLQLLSAVASKARIYADAIAGTKAQVVDTRKTLPGLRIAQKYAVRAGGGGNHRLALWDAILIKENHIHAAGGIAEAMAAAKNAAAAAVDRCKFIQIEVESLAELEAALAAGATMILLDNFSLDMLRDAVKLNAGRAVLESSGNVTLETIRGIAETGVDRISVGALTKDVKALDLSMRFIDLLEA, encoded by the coding sequence ATGTCCATCGAATTCGACTTCCCCCTCGCTTCCGAAATCACCCGTAACGTCGCCGCTGCGCTCGTCGAAGACATCGGTGCCGGCGACCTCACCGCCGGTCTCGTACCGGGGGAGCGCAGCGTGCGCGCCACCGTCATTTCACGCGAAGACGGCGTGCTCTGTGGTCGCGACTGGTTCGACCGCTGCGTGCTGGAACTCGATCCGCAGGCCGAAATCACCTGGCAGGCCGCCGACGGCGAGCGCATCGTCGCCAACCAGTTGCTGTGCGAAATCCGCGCCAACGCCCGCGCCCTGCTCTCGGCCGAGCGCAGCGCCCTGAATTTCCTGCAACTGCTCTCGGCCGTAGCCAGCAAGGCGCGCATCTACGCCGACGCCATCGCCGGCACCAAAGCGCAGGTCGTCGATACGCGCAAGACCCTGCCCGGTCTGCGCATTGCCCAGAAATACGCGGTGCGCGCCGGCGGTGGCGGCAACCACCGGCTGGCACTGTGGGACGCGATCCTGATCAAGGAAAACCACATCCACGCCGCCGGCGGTATCGCCGAAGCCATGGCGGCGGCCAAAAATGCCGCTGCTGCAGCGGTCGACCGCTGCAAATTCATACAAATCGAAGTCGAGTCACTGGCCGAACTGGAAGCCGCACTGGCTGCGGGCGCAACCATGATCCTGCTCGACAATTTCAGCCTCGACATGCTGCGCGACGCCGTCAAGCTCAACGCCGGGCGTGCCGTGCTCGAATCCTCGGGCAACGTCACGCTGGAAACCATACGCGGCATCGCCGAAACCGGCGTGGACCGCATCTCGGTCGGCGCGCTGACCAAGGACGTCAAGGCGCTCGACCTGTCGATGCGCTTCATCGACCTGCTCGAAGCCTGA